Proteins encoded within one genomic window of Halictus rubicundus isolate RS-2024b unplaced genomic scaffold, iyHalRubi1_principal scaffold0049, whole genome shotgun sequence:
- the LOC143363475 gene encoding uncharacterized protein LOC143363475, translating into MRLLRPSAESPSERRKRPAFTLEDSTSSDEAAVFYPAPDLKKQRNIAACSHSVGEESQGEGQEDEIHSDKQCSIGEQTENNCCKGCQKRDGMLKTLILQNHLTRVLLTKVLAEMRALKEITQINNAGGSRSVSFLNKFPNLKFPLKSLEEVRIG; encoded by the exons atgaggctgctccgaccgtcg gcagagtcaccatcggagagaagaaagaggccagcgtttacattagaagacagtacctcctctgacgaggcagcagttttctaccctgctccagatttgaaaaaacagaggaacatag ccgcttgttcgcactctgttggcgaggaatcgcagggagagggacaagaggatgagatacattccgataagcagtgtagtattg gagagcaaacggaaaataattgctgcaaggggtgccaaaaaagagatgggatgttaaaaacactaatactgcagaaccatttgacgagagttctgctcacaaaagtattagcaGAGATGCGTGCGCTGAAGGAGATAACACAAatcaataacgcaggaggatcacgcagcgtgtcgtttctgaacaaattcccgaatttaaaattcccgctaaaatcgttagaagaggtTAGAATTGGTTGA